Proteins encoded together in one Lathyrus oleraceus cultivar Zhongwan6 chromosome 5, CAAS_Psat_ZW6_1.0, whole genome shotgun sequence window:
- the LOC127082956 gene encoding F-box/kelch-repeat protein At3g23880-like gives MTYLIQRRNPNISSSLPTLSFDLISEILSKLPVKHLLQFRCVCKYWNSLISDHKFARKHLNGSITRSSLQCVSYHTPSSNFILKSYPIQSIFADITTNFIRPEFSSNFIFRHNIHYIVGSCDGILCLANYYKPLVVLCNPSIRKFQELSPFDNPRVDSQPNMTCGFGYDHVSRNYKVVVVYYFYKKGIPEDTSKVKVHTLGTDSWKSIKMFPSDAVFSEKSGKYVNGTINWLAFLKRRPSDPPFIVSFDLNKESYQKVLLPDPGGIDVFNLTSCVFRDWLCIISDHDVWVMKEYGIKESWIKLFNFSCLRDPIKTSILTNVIYIFEHDLVLLEFSCHEKNKLFLYNSKNGTFKSVAMFRSTLEVCVESLISPCF, from the coding sequence ATGACATATCTCATTCAGAGAAGAAACCCTAACATCTCCAGTTCCCTTCCCACTCTTTCTTTTGATCTCATCTCAGAAATACTCTCTAAGCTCCCTGTGAAGCACCTTCTCCAATTCCGATGTGTCTGTAAATATTGGAATTCTCTAATATCAGATCATAAATTCGCCAGAAAGCACCTTAATGGATCAATCACACGTAGCAGCCTCCAATGTGTAAGCTACCATACTCCCTCATCTAATTTTATTCTAAAATCTTATCCAATTCAATCCATTTTCGCAGACATAACCACTAACTTCATTCGACCTGAGTTTTCATCCAATTTTATTTTTAGACACAATATACATTACATTGTTGGCTCTTGTGACGGAATTCTTTGTCTCGCCAACTATTATAAACCTTTAGTTGTTTTGTGTAACCCTTCCATTAGAAAATTCCAGGAATTGTCCCCTTTTGATAACCCACGAGTGGATAGTCAGCCTAATATGACATGTGGATTCGGCTACGATCATGTTTCTCGTAACTATAAAGTGGTTGTTGTTTACTACTTCTATAAAAAAGGTATTCCTGAAGACACAAGTAAAGTTAAGGTTCATACTTTAGGTACTGATTCTTGGAAAAGCATTAAGATGTTCCCTTCTGATGCTGTTTTCAGTGAGAAATCTGGAAAATATGTAAATGGCACAATTAATTGGTTAGCCTTTCTTAAACGTCGTCCTAGTGATCCACCCTTTATTGTTTCTTTTGACTTGAATAAGGAGTCTTATCAAAAGGTTCTTCTTCCTGATCCTGGAGGGATAGATGTGTTTAACTTGACATCGTGTGTGTTCCGGGATTGGTTGTGCATTATTTCTGATCATGATGTTTGGGTCATGAAGGAATATGGAATTAAGGAGTCTTGGATTAAATTGTTCAATTTTTCTTGCTTGCGGGATCCAATTAAGACTTCTATCTTGACAAATGTAATATATATATTTGAACATGATCTTGTGCTGCTGGAGTTTAGTTGTCATGAGAAAAACAAGTTGTTCCTGTACAATTCCAAGAATGGTACCTTTAAGAGTGTTGCTATGTTTCGAAGCACCTTAGAAGTCTGTGTTGAGAGTTTGATATCACCTTGTTTTTAA